From the genome of Methylocystis echinoides:
CTCGACCTCTACGCGATCGAGGCGCCGCAGCGGCGTCAGGAATGGAGCCTTTTTTCTGCGGATTATCGTCCGCCGCCCCGCTTCTGCGACAGCCTCGCCAAGGTCCCGGACGTGGCGTCGATCAGGGGCCCCTAACCGGCCTCATCAGCCAGGCAGACAGACGCGTCCCGCTCTGCGGACGCGAGGGCCGATTTCGACCCGCAGCCTGCGCCCACTGGCAAGCCGCCAAAAACCGACATAATCTTAAGGGAATCACAGGCTGTGCGGCGACTGCCCGCGCGTTCCCCGCCTCGAGGTCGTTCTTGGCTGATCATCCCTTCGACTATCCGCTCTCTCGCCGTCTTCTCATCCGCGCCGGCGCCTTTGGCGCCGCCGCGCTCGCCTCGCCCGCCTGGGCCAAAGCGGGCGCCAAGGCGCAGACGCCCGCGCCGCTCGCGCCGGGCGAGATCGAGAGCCATGGTCTCTCGACCTTCGGCAATCTGGCCGAGCCCGAAGATTTCAAACACTTCCCCTATGTGAACCCGAACGCGCCCAAGGGCGGCACGCTCGCGCTCTCGCCGGCGAGCCCCACCTTCGACACGTTCAACGCCTATGTGCTGCGGGGCAACCCGGCGACCGGCATGTCGCTCGTCTTCGACACGCTCATGAACCAGAGCCTCGACGAGCGGGACGCCTATTACTGCCTCGTCGCCAAGAAGGTGCGCATCTCCGCCGACAAGCTCACCTACACCTTCCTGTTGCGCAAAGAGGCGCGCTTCCACGACGGCTCGCCGCTCACGGCGCATGACGCGGCCTTCTCGCTCAATATTCTCAAGACCAAGGGCCATCCCGTCATCAGCCAGATGCTGCGCGACCTCGAGAGCGCGACGGCCGAGGCCGACGACATACTGGTCGTGAAATTTGCCCCCGGCCGCACCCGCGACCTGCCGCTCAATGTCGCGAACCAGCCTATTTTCTCCCGCGCCTATTACAAGGACCGCGACTTCGAGGCGACGACGCTCGAGCCGCCGCTCGGCTCCGGACCCTACAAGGTCGGCCAGTTCGAGCAGGGCCGCTACGTCGCCTTTCAGCGCGTGCCCGACTATTGGGCGAAGGACTTGCCGATCACCCGCGGCCAAGGCAATTTCGACGTGGTGCGCTTCGAATATTTCGGCGACTCTCAGGTCGCCTTCGAGGCGTTCAAGGCCGGCGCCTTCACCGAGCGCGAGGAGAACATCGCCCGCGTCTGGGCGACGGGCTACGACTTCCCGGCCTTCAAGGACGGCCGCGTCAAGCGCGCGACCATGCCCAACAACAACATCCCCAACATCCAGGGATGGATGTTCAACACGCGCAAGAAAATTTTCAAGGACCCGCGCGTGCGCGAGGCGATCGGCTACGCCTTCGATTACGAATGGACGAGCCGCAATCTGATGTACGACGCCTATAAGCGCATCTCCTCCTATTTCGAGAATTCGGAGCTTGCCGCGCGCGGCCTCCCGAGCGACGGGGAGAAGGCGCTGCTCGAGCCCTACCGAGATCAGCTGCCGGCGGAAGTCTTCGGCGAGCCCTTCATGTCGCCCGTCTCCGACGGCTCGGGGCAGGATCGCGCTCTGCTCAAGAAGGCGAACGATCTCTTCATCGCCGCCGGCTGCACGCGCAAGGACGGCGTTCTGCGCCTGCCCGACGGGACGCCGCTCGAGTTCGAATTCCTCGACAATTCGAACGTCTTCGAGCGCCACACGCAACCCTTCATCAAGAATCTCAAGCTGCTCGGCGTGACCGCCCGCATCCGCGTCGTCGACGCCGCGCAGTACAAGAAGCGGCTGGAGGATTTCGACTTCGACATCGTTCACGACGTCATGCTGATGGCCTGGAACCCCGGCGAGGAGCTGCGGGCCTATTTCAGCTCGAAGACCGCCAATGTGAACGGCTCGCGCAACCTCGCCGGCATTTCGCACCCCGCCATCGACGCCCTGGTGGACAAGGCGCAGCAGGCGGATTCACGCGAGGCGCTCGTCGACTGCTGCCGCGCGCTCGACCGGGCGCTGCGCTCGCAGCGCTATTGGGTGCCGCACTGGTACAATCCGGTGCACCGCTACGCCTATTGGGATCTTTTCGGACAGCCGGAGCAGCCGCCGAAATTCGACACGGGCGTGCTCTGGACATGGTGGTGGGACGAGGGCAAGGCCCGCAAGATCAACTTTACGGGGCGCTGACGCATGGGAGCCTATATCGCCCGCCGGGTGCTGCTGATGATCCCGACGATCCTCGGCATCATGCTCATTTCCTTCGTCATCGTGCAGTTCGCGCCGGGCGGCCCGGTCGAGCGCATCATCGCGCAGCTTCAGGGCTTCGACGTGGGCGCGACGGGACGTTTCTCGGGGGGCGGCGGCGACGTCGGCCAGGGCGGCGCGTCGCAGACCGGCCCGATGGCGGCCGAGAGCGCCTCCAAATATCGCGGCGCGCAGGGGCTCGACCCGAAATTCATCGCAGAGCTCGAAAAGCAGTTCGGCTTCGACAAGCCGGCCTGGGAGCGC
Proteins encoded in this window:
- a CDS encoding extracellular solute-binding protein; translation: MADHPFDYPLSRRLLIRAGAFGAAALASPAWAKAGAKAQTPAPLAPGEIESHGLSTFGNLAEPEDFKHFPYVNPNAPKGGTLALSPASPTFDTFNAYVLRGNPATGMSLVFDTLMNQSLDERDAYYCLVAKKVRISADKLTYTFLLRKEARFHDGSPLTAHDAAFSLNILKTKGHPVISQMLRDLESATAEADDILVVKFAPGRTRDLPLNVANQPIFSRAYYKDRDFEATTLEPPLGSGPYKVGQFEQGRYVAFQRVPDYWAKDLPITRGQGNFDVVRFEYFGDSQVAFEAFKAGAFTEREENIARVWATGYDFPAFKDGRVKRATMPNNNIPNIQGWMFNTRKKIFKDPRVREAIGYAFDYEWTSRNLMYDAYKRISSYFENSELAARGLPSDGEKALLEPYRDQLPAEVFGEPFMSPVSDGSGQDRALLKKANDLFIAAGCTRKDGVLRLPDGTPLEFEFLDNSNVFERHTQPFIKNLKLLGVTARIRVVDAAQYKKRLEDFDFDIVHDVMLMAWNPGEELRAYFSSKTANVNGSRNLAGISHPAIDALVDKAQQADSREALVDCCRALDRALRSQRYWVPHWYNPVHRYAYWDLFGQPEQPPKFDTGVLWTWWWDEGKARKINFTGR